ATCTGCGGCGGTCAGCACCGTCCCGGCGCCGATCAGCACGCCAGCCGGCGCGAGCTTGGCGGCGGTTGCGATCGAACGGAACGGATCGGGCGAGTTCAAGGGAATCTCGATCGCGGTCATGCCGGCCTCGATCAGCACGCCGACGATGGCCTCGGTCTCCTCCCGCTTGACGCCGCGCAGGATCGCGACCAGCGGACGCTTCATCGATGGAAAAGGAACGCTCATCTCAAAAATCCCTCTATTTCGTCCAGATCGCCGCAGCGGCCATCGACAGACCGCGGCGGACCGCTTCGTCGGCATCGACCGGCTGCACGGCGACCGCCAGCGCATCGAAAGCGTGGCGATACAACGTCGCGAGCCGCCCCGAGGCAATCAGCGTAATGCCCGCTTTTGGCAACGCTCCGGAGAGCCCTGCCGCGAGCTCGGCGCCGATCAACGTGCCCGACAGCGTCTCGCGCGCCTCAGCCGGCGTGCCGCCGAACAGCAGCTGACGCGAGCGCGCGGTGAACAGGAGGTTGGCGGCGAAGGCCGGCGCCTCATACGCGGCTTTCACGGCCGCCTTGAAGCTCTCGACATCCTCGGCGTCATCGGCATTGGCAACCGCAAGTGACAAAATCGTCTCGCGCGAAACGACGCTGAAGAGCTCGCCGGTCATGAAGGTGGAAAAGTGAGCGACCGTACCGTCCTTCACCCGCACCCATTTCGAATGGGTGCCGGGCATGCAGACCAGCGCCTGGCCGGCGGCATCGAGGCCAAGCGCGCCGAGCAGCTGCGTCTCCTCGCCGCGCATCACGTCCGGCGCGCTGGCGTCGCGCTGTGCGATGCCCGGCAGGATGCGGATGTCGCGCGCCTCACCCGGCACGCGCGCCGCCTGCTTCAGGACGGCGGCGAGCGGCGCCGGCGTGTCGACATAGCCGGCCTCGACCCAGCCGGTTTTTGCGCCGGCCATGCCGCAGACGAGAACGGGCAGAGGATCGGGCGCCTCGACTGTGCGGAGATGCGACTGCAGCACGGAGGAGAAGCCAGCCTTCGCCGCCGTCAGCATGCCCTCGCCGCTGCGGCGCTCGGCCAGAACCTGGCCGGTGCGATCAACCAGCCACAGGCGAAAACTGCTGGTGCCCCAGTCCACCGCGACAAAAGCGGGTTCGGTCATCGTGTCCTCGTCTCACAGGCAAGACGGCGTCTCGCGACAATGAGACGGCGCTCTGCAAATCTGCCTCGGGATATCGGCTATTGCGGCCGCAAACCAGCCTTTTCTCGCAAGTCCGAGGGCGAGCCGCGCTGGCACACGCCTTGCTGAAGCCTCTCCACTCACGTCCGTGAACCGCGCAGCAAGACGCGTCAACATCAGATGAGGAAACCCATGGAGATCGGCTATTTCACGATGCCTTCGCATCCGCCGGAGTGCGGTCTGAAGGAAGGGAACGACTGGGACCTGCAAGTCATGCGCTGGCTCGACGAGCTCGGCTATCAGGAGGCCTGGGTCGGCGAGCACCACACCGCGCCCTGGGAACCCAATCCCACGCCGGACCTCCTGATCGCGCAGGCGTTGATGCAGACCAAGCGCCTGCGCATCGGGCCGGGCGGCTTCCTGCTGCCCTATCACCACCCGGCCGAGCTCGCCAACCGCGTCGCGATGCTCGACCATATGTCCGAGGGCCGGCTCAATTTCGGCGTCGCGGCGAGCGGCTTGCCGAGCGACTGGGCGATGTTCAACGTCGACGGCATGAGCGGGCAGAACCGCGACATGACCCGCGAGGCGCTGGAGATCATCTTGAAGCTCTGGAGTGAGCCGGCGCCGTTCACCCACAAGGGCAAATACTGGACGGTGACCAAGCCGGACACGATGTTCGACTTCCTCAAGCCCCACATCAAGCCGCTGCAGGCGCCGCATCCGCCGATCGGCGTTGCCGGGCTATCGAAGAACTCGGACACCTTGAAGCTCGCAGGTGAGCGCGGCTTCATCCCGATGAGCCTCAATCTCAACCCGGCCTATGTCGGCAGCCATTGGGACTCGGTCGAGATCGGCGCCGCCAAGACCGGCCGCAAGCCGAACCGACAGGACTGGCGCCTCGTGCGCGAGGTGTTCGTCGCCGATACCGACGAGGAGGCCTGGAAGCTCTCGACCGGCGACATGATGGGCCGGATGATGCACGAATACTTCCTGCCGCTGCTCGGCCATTTCGGCTTCAAGGACTACCTCAAGCACGCGCCTGACGTGCCCGACAGCGACGTCACGGTCGAATATTGCGCCAAGCGGAACTGGATCGTCGGCTCGCCCGCGACCGTGGCCGAGAAGATCGAGAAGATCTACGACGAGGTCGGCGGCTTCGGCGTGCTCTTGGTGTTCGGCTTCGACTACAAGCACAAGGCCGAGGCCTGGCACCATTCGCTCTCGCTGCTCAAGAACGAGGTGATGCCGCGTCTG
The genomic region above belongs to Bradyrhizobium arachidis and contains:
- a CDS encoding LLM class flavin-dependent oxidoreductase, with amino-acid sequence MEIGYFTMPSHPPECGLKEGNDWDLQVMRWLDELGYQEAWVGEHHTAPWEPNPTPDLLIAQALMQTKRLRIGPGGFLLPYHHPAELANRVAMLDHMSEGRLNFGVAASGLPSDWAMFNVDGMSGQNRDMTREALEIILKLWSEPAPFTHKGKYWTVTKPDTMFDFLKPHIKPLQAPHPPIGVAGLSKNSDTLKLAGERGFIPMSLNLNPAYVGSHWDSVEIGAAKTGRKPNRQDWRLVREVFVADTDEEAWKLSTGDMMGRMMHEYFLPLLGHFGFKDYLKHAPDVPDSDVTVEYCAKRNWIVGSPATVAEKIEKIYDEVGGFGVLLVFGFDYKHKAEAWHHSLSLLKNEVMPRLTHLGSAKKAA
- a CDS encoding 2-dehydro-3-deoxygalactonokinase, which translates into the protein MTEPAFVAVDWGTSSFRLWLVDRTGQVLAERRSGEGMLTAAKAGFSSVLQSHLRTVEAPDPLPVLVCGMAGAKTGWVEAGYVDTPAPLAAVLKQAARVPGEARDIRILPGIAQRDASAPDVMRGEETQLLGALGLDAAGQALVCMPGTHSKWVRVKDGTVAHFSTFMTGELFSVVSRETILSLAVANADDAEDVESFKAAVKAAYEAPAFAANLLFTARSRQLLFGGTPAEARETLSGTLIGAELAAGLSGALPKAGITLIASGRLATLYRHAFDALAVAVQPVDADEAVRRGLSMAAAAIWTK